In a genomic window of Ignavibacteriota bacterium:
- a CDS encoding right-handed parallel beta-helix repeat-containing protein, whose translation MPLVTLINAGYSTWENVSSSTVTFIDDGSVTGNRSPSDGINGHYWIYPPDALFNINGIFYDDPNTPNNEAASALTIIEDNNYIITDVDIVYNGNKEWLGNNHLIWWNEVQSVAIHEIGHSLGIAHADIGLNPIPVMTKSCLPSSDRRTLKFDDIDAVSFLYGGNLITNETFSDTDYYNWNLTVMPGVTLTINSGTTLNFNNNASLTINGILDVNGATSSKVNFNFIAQSSSPTNGIKVNSSGSVDIQHANIYNARYGVYSNQSDVNINNSNIHHCFYGLYFLNTNTASSNPIVTNTYIQNNTNYGIYLYRSSPTIDNNKIESNGSKGIYAETYSDPEITKNTIRSNINDAIYGYLYSDLDFYKSGGGKNLITNNSGGIKIAYGSTTYSGAIPSPGPGYNSIYSNTGYEVSAISSSNASMMTNYWGASSPPAGRILCRWNKQL comes from the coding sequence ATGCCACTCGTAACCCTAATTAATGCAGGATATTCCACTTGGGAAAATGTCTCATCAAGTACAGTTACATTTATAGATGATGGCTCTGTAACTGGGAATAGATCTCCATCCGATGGAATTAATGGTCATTATTGGATTTATCCACCCGATGCTCTATTTAATATAAATGGGATTTTTTATGACGATCCCAATACACCTAATAATGAAGCAGCTTCAGCTCTTACAATTATTGAAGACAATAATTATATTATAACAGATGTTGATATTGTTTACAATGGAAATAAAGAATGGTTAGGCAATAATCATTTAATATGGTGGAATGAAGTTCAGTCTGTTGCTATACATGAAATAGGCCATTCTTTAGGAATTGCACATGCAGACATTGGATTAAACCCAATTCCAGTAATGACAAAATCTTGTTTGCCATCAAGTGATAGACGAACTTTGAAATTTGATGATATTGATGCTGTTTCTTTTTTATACGGGGGCAATTTAATAACAAACGAAACATTTTCTGATACTGATTATTATAATTGGAATTTAACAGTAATGCCTGGTGTTACTTTAACAATAAATTCTGGTACAACATTAAATTTTAACAATAATGCGTCATTAACAATAAATGGTATTTTGGATGTAAATGGTGCAACTTCCAGCAAAGTGAATTTTAATTTCATCGCGCAAAGCTCAAGTCCAACAAATGGGATTAAAGTAAATTCATCGGGTTCAGTTGATATTCAACATGCAAATATTTATAATGCAAGATATGGTGTTTATTCAAATCAAAGCGATGTAAATATAAATAATAGTAATATTCACCATTGTTTCTATGGTTTATATTTTCTAAATACAAATACTGCTTCTTCAAATCCAATTGTAACAAATACCTATATTCAAAATAACACAAATTATGGTATTTACTTGTATAGGTCATCACCCACAATAGATAATAATAAAATAGAAAGTAACGGCTCAAAGGGAATTTATGCAGAGACCTATAGTGATCCGGAAATAACAAAAAACACAATTAGATCAAACATCAATGATGCCATTTATGGATATTTATATAGTGATTTAGATTTTTATAAAAGCGGCGGTGGTAAAAATTTAATAACAAATAATTCAGGTGGTATAAAGATCGCCTATGGTTCAACAACTTATTCAGGCGCAATACCTAGTCCTGGTCCAGGTTATAATAGTATCTACTCTAATACCGGTTATGAGGTTTCTGCAATTAGCAGCAGCAATGCATCGATGATGACAAATTATTGGGGAGCTTCTTCACCGCCCGCAGGGAGAATTTTATGCAGATGGAACAAGCAGTTATAA
- a CDS encoding T9SS type A sorting domain-containing protein has product MDEKNYVEAEKIFKKIIEEEFNQNNSVYATIGLSKCYDKSNKKGFKEYLKNNVQNKIQDKNDSKLTISLELDAYWSEKEGNYSEAIETYNKLQNEFIDNKEVWSNAKMNEALIYLDRLGDKKKAEALFSELLSKNNDEHVSQFINTCLTEFNTANIVNKKLFENKEDESNNNEIVLDSYELLGNYPNPFNPTTKIKYNLPFNSKVEVTIYDIMGREVKCFSDISNASGVYELEWNGTNNYGEQVSSGIYLLKFNANSVEGNNKNLSKTLKLMLLK; this is encoded by the coding sequence ATGGATGAGAAAAATTATGTAGAAGCAGAAAAGATATTCAAGAAAATAATTGAGGAAGAATTTAATCAGAATAATTCTGTTTATGCAACTATTGGTCTTAGTAAGTGTTATGATAAATCGAATAAAAAAGGATTTAAAGAATACTTAAAAAATAATGTTCAAAATAAAATACAAGATAAGAATGATAGCAAACTTACAATCAGTCTCGAATTAGATGCTTATTGGTCAGAAAAGGAAGGTAATTATTCAGAGGCAATAGAAACATATAATAAACTTCAAAATGAATTTATTGATAATAAAGAAGTCTGGTCAAATGCAAAAATGAATGAAGCTTTGATTTACTTAGACAGACTTGGTGATAAGAAAAAAGCAGAAGCATTATTTTCAGAATTGTTAAGCAAAAATAACGATGAGCATGTTTCGCAATTTATTAACACATGTTTAACTGAATTTAATACAGCAAATATTGTTAACAAGAAACTATTTGAAAATAAAGAAGACGAAAGCAATAATAATGAAATTGTGTTAGATTCTTACGAACTACTGGGCAATTATCCAAATCCTTTCAATCCCACGACAAAGATAAAATACAATTTACCATTTAATTCAAAAGTGGAGGTAACGATTTACGATATTATGGGAAGAGAAGTAAAGTGTTTTAGTGATATTTCAAATGCTTCCGGTGTTTATGAACTTGAGTGGAATGGAACAAATAATTATGGTGAACAAGTCTCAAGCGGAATTTATCTCTTGAAATTCAATGCTAATTCTGTTGAAGGAAACAATAAGAACCTTTCAAAAACATTAAAACTTATGCTATTAAAGTAA